AGTAAAATATTCTGATAAATGATTTTGTGAAAATATTCAGATGATTATTTAGCATGAATGTATTGATTAGTCACACCCTCTCAAATTGGTTTGCCAAGGAGATCTAAAAAGGTAGAACCGATCAAGGTTTCCATTTCGCCAATTTGAGACCCCCTGTGCTAGTTTTATAAATTATGATCACAATACTACATCATATAATGGAATTAACGAAAGTTGAGAGAGAAAACAAAGTGTATGTAAATGATAAAGCAATAGTTCTGGATAAGAATGCCATCACTGCATCTGAATTATTAGAATTAGCTGGATTTTCATCCCTTGCGTATAATATTTACTTGGTTTTGGATAGAAAGAGGAAGAAGAGCAAATTGTTGGGTGAAAATAAGAAAATTAAGGTTGAAACCGGAATGCGCTTTGATGCAACCTTAAAACAGACTTAGTTATGATATCACGGATAGATTAGACAATTTACTTTAGTTCTAGAATTTTCTTGTCAACTTTCTCAGGGAAAAGGTACTGTAATTATACCTTCGTTGCCATTGTTAGCAAATAACCTAATCGCACTATATTATCATGTATGTATGGTTCTATGGTTTTTAGATAGTCTTGTCTAATCAATTCTATTTTTTCCATTTTATTCTCCTCTTCAAGTGCCTGAATTAGTTGAATCAGTGAGCCTGATTTTGTTGCCATCTCCTGCCAGTAGTGATTTGGGCTAAGGATAGCATATTCAACGGTATCCCTTTCAAAAAATATATCCTTCACATCACACAATAGTTCTTGAATTTTGTCCGGGATTCCCCACTGCATAGGGGACGGAGGAGGAGGTGTCATTGATTGGTTATTTTGAACAGTGGGTATATACTTTGATATCGTATCATACATTCTTCCCCATGCAAGCTCTGGAGACCAAGTAGCAAAGCCTACGCGTCCACCTTTCTTGAGAACCCTTTGCATCTCGAATGCCGTTGCCTTTTGGTTTAATGCAAACATGTGACCAAATGTTGACAATACAATATCAAATGATTCATCTTCAAATGGAAGGCTTTCAGCGTTACCCTCTCTCCAATCAATCCCACTGACTTTTGCAATGGACTCCTCCTCCTTTGCTTGAGCTAAAAGCTCAGGTGTAATGTCTATACCTGTCACCTTTGCACCGGCTCTGCGTGCAGTTATTGCAGTGTTACCGAATCCACACGCCACATCTAAAACAGAATATACAGGTTTAACATTAACAAGTCTTACTAACTTAGCTGAGACTGGAGAAATCACTTTGCCAATACTTCTGTAATCACCTAAGGCCCATCTTTTCCTGATGCTCTGGTTTGAATTATTCAACCTAAAATCATGCCTCAGCTTAGCCTGATAAACTTTAATATTGTATTCATGATGAGATACAGTAACAGGGCTTATAACATATACTCGTGAATCAATTTTCCATTGCTATCTATAATTACATCATGATTATGAATGAGTCTTGAAAGGAAAGCATTGAATGGATATCGATCAAGTAATGACTTTGGATATGGACACACATATGAACCGTCAAAAGGTTTTTCGTGCCACCAATCCTCCAGATTGATGCATTCCTCAAAATGCTTGTTCTTAAGCAACAGAGTAGCACAATCTGCGGTTAAACGTATGTGCTTGTCCTTTCTGTTTATGTCTTGATTGGCTCTAAAAATCATTTCTTCTTTCAATTTATTAAAAGATTCTAAATTTCCTTCCATCGCATTAACATAATAAGGTACCAAGTCAATAACAATAAGATTTCCTTTTTCGATGTTTTCTTGATAATTTGTAATCTGTGATGAAAAGTTTTCTAAATAGCTTTCATTTGCTAAACTAACAGAGGCGTGGATACATATCTGACCTCGTTTTAAGCCTTCGTTAATGTATGTTGAAACCGCCTTGTCTAAATCATCTTGTTTATCATATAAAAGAATGACATGCATATTGGCGCTAGGGTCAATCAACGCGTCATAGTTCATTTCATTTATTAGTGTATGATTCTTTACCAACGTTCTAAAAGCTTCTGGACTTATCTCTTGCATCAAGCCTATTTCATAAGCACACAAAGTATGTGTTGGATTGGAAGCACCTTTTTGTGTTGATTCATAGTTGATCAACGCCTCGTAATATTTCTTTTCAAAAAACGGTTTCATATCGTAAAAAGCTCGAAATCTTTTTTTGCTGTCCATTGGTAAAACAAAATGACTACCTTCAATATTATCTTCATTCTCCATACTAGTATCATTATGCATCGGAGAAGGATTTTTGCTCATTGTCATCCCACCAGAGGGCGACAGCTTACCCGTTTCTAACATGTCACCAAAAAAATACCATTGGGTACTCGACAAGATAGTAATTACCCCATCATTTACTAAGGTAGAGATATTGAATCGAAATTGACAAATCTTTTTTAGTCTTTCTATAATTTCTTCCTTAGAAAGGTCATCTGTTACAAACAAGATAGATTCATCTTTTTCCAAACCCTCAATCAAAAATTGAAAACCAGCATCCAATTTCTCTTGACTATTAGAATAAATGGAAAATGCATGTGAAATATCATCATTCTTTTTGGGTTTATATACATTAATTGTCAAGACTATACACTATTCTATTCTGATTATGAAGTATAAGTGCATTATTAAGAATCAAAAAAATAGATTTGAGATAGGAAAACCGTAAAGTGACCTAGCATATCCTCAAGTATGTTTACTTTTCAATACTTGCGTTATTATACGCCTTCGCCAATACTTGGCTATTCAAAAGATCCCCTTGATTAAGATGTTGACTTGGATTTCCGATAGCTGAAGGCAGACTGGCAACCGGTGTTTGATTTGTTATTATGCTACCAATAGGAACAAGGGTATTATCCTGGATTTCAACTCCTACTACAATGCTTCCAAGCCTTATGACAACATTATTACCTATTTTTGAATCAAGTACTGCACTTTTTACTCCTACTATGGTGTTATTTCCAATCCAAACAGGTCCGTGGACTACTGAATCATGTGCTAGGCTTACATTGCCACCGATGAAAATAGCATATCCCTGATCAAACCTCGTATCATTTCCAAGTAGTCGTTCTCCATTTTGAGAGAATCTTTTGTTATCATTATTTATCCCAACTTTAACAGCATCAATAGCATGTAGTATGACACCATCTTGTATGTTAGAATAACCCCCGTTGTGAATTGGAACACCTTCATCTGCTCTGCAAACGGCTGTAGGGGCCACTAATACATCTTTCCCTATAAAGCAATCACCTATAACAACGGCAAAGGGATGTATAAAAGCTGAATCAACAATTTTAGGAGAGAAAACATTTGAAACTACAAATGTTTTTACATTAGACATTATGTTAAGCCATTGGTTTGTTACTCTTGTGTCATTAGTTTCCTGTTCTAGTGCTAGTGGTCCTTGATGACCAACAAAGGCAATTATTTCCATTACTATTAAAGAGGTCATGATTGTTATTTGTATAGTAATATTCTTCTTCTTTGTATTATTTCTCATGAGATCAATCGCATATCTCTATATATATAAACAAATGAGAGGTGGATGAATATTGATTCAAAAAGATACTTCCGTTTTGGAATCATTCACTTTGCTCCTTTTCATTTTTATAATATGTTCCCTTAAGAAATAGAACAGGCCATTTTTATTTGAGATTGTGTGATAATCAAATTAAAATCTCAAAGTGAAAAATTGCATGAAGGATTTGAATCAAGATTATCGAATAAGCAAGATACAAAATTAGATTATCAACAGAAAACTATTTTCGATCTATTAGTCGATGATATTTACAATGATAAAATATTAGTCTCAATCAATACTATCTTTTATTCAAAATCGATATTAGAATAATTATATCCAAAAACTTGTGAAAATTCAATAAAAATTTGTTTTGTTATATATCCTGATCACCTCCGTATTTGTGATTTCGATTGTGTTGAGTCCATTTGAACTTACATTTGCACAGAAGGAAGATAACAATATAATTAGACAAGAAGGGGATGGAAATGACGCTTCTTAAAGCGAAGATAATTCCCAAGAAGCAGATCAAAATAGTCAATATGTTTCCGGAGACAGTAATTTCTTTAGTTGTAACAACGGAAGTTCAAACATTATCGGTACAAGTGAACAAGGAACATCAGGAATAGGATTTCCAGTAATCATCAGTAATGACAATATTTATGTGCGGGATGGAAATCGAGCTCCTGCCACTGGTTCTGACACAGCCCTTTCAACCGTAGCGTGCGATGCCGGGGATGCTTTGATAAGTGGAACCTCAAACTTTGAACCTTCAGATGGATCATCCTTAAAATCTATAAATATTTTCTAAGGCATCTTGGTTTTTCCTGGAATGTTCAAGGTACAGCTCAGGATAGCGGGGAGATCACTGTTACTGCCAAGATTTTGTGCTATAACAATCCATCCCCATAATTTTGTGTTTATTAGTAAAAAATTTTTCTGGTTAATTTAATTAAGAATGATTCCTAAAATAAAAATTCTTGAAGTGTGATAAATTAGCTTATTTTACATTTGATATTCCTCAATTTTGCAGAAATTAATTATCAGATCTAAAATATTCTACTTTCATTCGGAGGTTCAAAATTCACTCCTTGTGTTTAAGATCATTTCAAAATGTCGTCATCATCTAGTGGATACGTGCACAATGATCCTATGACACTATGGAAAAACATAAGCAGCGTATAAAAAATATCAAATTCGGACATAAATGTAAATACTTATTTACCTACGGCTTGGATAAACCTTGATGAACAAAATTAGAAATTTAAGCATCTTTATCGTAGCATTTTCTGTACTGATGATTGGTGCATCAGCAGTATCCACCTTAGGTTCTATTAGCCCAGTATTTGCTACCACAGAAGATTCTGATAATGATCAATCTAACAATGATCAATCTAACAATGATCAATCTAACAATGATCAATCTAACAATGATCAATCTAGTTCAAGTCAAACAGATAATGAACAACCATCATTAGAGACTGTAGACACCCATTTGGAAAGTTGTATTCAACAAATAGAAAATGATAATACTGATGAAGCCTTAAACGATTGTCAAAATGCTGATAATGAGTTAGACAGATTAATAGCTAATTCAACTGGATGATGAATGTAGAGTTCAAAATATAGCAAATTCGCCTTAGCTGAATAAATCGACTCCAATCAATCCTTTAATTTTTTTATCACCAATTCAAGTTTATGATTGTTAAAATTTATGAAATTACTGTATGTATACCTACTAAACGGATCAGTATCAGTAGATCAGATCATAATTCTAGATGGACAAATATTGTTGTAACTTGACAGGTAATTCTTTACTCATATTAAGACTGACACTTGCTTTGTTTAGCATTGAATTAACTTCTCATTGGGATTTAGAAGGTAAAACTGGACAAAGAATTTGAAAATTCTATTAGGTAGTTTTCATTGAAATATTAAAACTATTCAAAACCACCTTTACACGTATTAAAGAAAGTGATTAGACTTGATTAGTCGGTTAGTTAGTTTGATCATTATTGGGTAGCACACTCACATGATTTCAAAATTAGTAATGCTTCATTCTCTGTTTGTCCTTATGTAACTACATTCAATTCTCAAAGTACAAATAGATAAGAAACCATTTTCTAGTATTGCGTAAATGTGTTGAAAATTCATAATCCAGAATAACTATAAATAGATAGATGTTCAAATTACGATCGATTAGTAATATCCCATAGTAGTGCTAAGAATAGCAAAACAGAGATTTTACATGGGCAAGAGCCAATAATGAAAAAAATATGCATTTATTCATAGTACCCAGACAAAAATGGACATAAATTTTGACTACCAAGGTCCATCAATACTAATCACTACCCCTTCATATCGTGATAGTTATAATGATATCTTAAAGAAAGGTTGTAAGATTAGATGCATCACAGAGATTACACCTGAAAATATTTCATTCTGTAAAGAAATAACTGGTTTGGTGACTGAGCTGCGACACCTTGATGGTCTTAAAGGGGGCTTGGCAATCAACGAAGCAGAGTATATGGCAGCAACACTCATCCAAAACATGCAGCCATTAACTGAGGTTTATTGGAGTAACGCAGTTAATGTTATTGAACAAGGTCAATACATCTTTGACACGTTTTGGAGAAACGCTATCCCAGCACGTAGAAAAATTAAGGAAATCGAGGAGAGCAGAATTCCCGAGGTCATTGAATCGATTAATGACCCAGTGGAGCTGCAAACTAAGGTAGTTGAACTTCTAAGGATTGCCAAAAAAGAGATTTTAATTATTTTTTCTACATCCAATGCTTTTCACAGACAAGAACGCACTGGGTCGATACAGACTCTAAAAGAAATAGGATAGACAAGACATGGAGTAAAAATTAAAGTTTTGACACCTAAGGATGAGAAAATAGAAGAATTATGATATGAACTGGCCCGCAACCCAAATTTTCATTTTAGATTTATGGATCCAATATCTCAAGTATCAATTTTGGTAATTGATAAAAGATTTTCGATAGTTGCAGAGTTGAGGGATGACTCCAAGCATACAGTAGCAGAAGCGATAGGACTGGCCACATATTCGAACAGTATCCCCACAGTATTAACATATACGGCAATATTTGACGTGATCTGGAAACAGACAGAGTTGTATGAACGACTAAAAATCCAAGATAGAATGCAAAAGGAATTCATTAATGCAGTTGCACATGACCTTAGGACTCCAATTACACCTATTATTGGCTTGACAACACTTGTTAAAGACAAACTGAAAGACGAGAAACAAATAGGACTACTTGACGTCGTAATAGATAATGGTAAAAGGCTACAATCATTGAGTGAAAACATCTTGGCCCTAACAATGATGGAGGGGAATTTGTTTAATATTTCAAAAGAGACATTTGATCTAAATCGTGTAATTTTGGAAATCATCAAAGACTGCAGGATTAAGCTAGAGAAATTACCAAAATTCGATAATCAATTCAAGAAAAAAATAAGTTTTCAATTGCATGGTTTTGATGGGAAGATAATGGTAAAGGTCGACAGACACCGAATTTCCAAAGTTGTTTATATTATAATAGACAATGCCATAAATTTTATCATAAAGGAAGGATTGATATCCATATTTGTCGAACAGAAAATAGTTGAGGATGGCAAAAATATTGTTATTGTACTTATAAAAGATAACTGGGAAGGCATACATCCCGATTTAAATTCAAGATTATTTGCCAAGTTCGCCTGCAAATCATCCTATGGAATAGGATTAGGACTATATATTTCTAAAGAGATTATTCAAAGGCATAATGGTACTATTTGGGGTAAAAATAATCAAGATAGTAGAGGCGCTACATTCTCATTCAAATTACCAGGAATATGATGGGCGGAATAGACAAACTATAGAAAGGTCAATACTCACACAGAGTTACCCGGAATGAAAAACTCCATACCAAAAAAGAATAGAAAAGTACTAAGGATAAGATCTTAGTTCTTACCTATTACAGCCCTTACTATATATGTGCACAACCAACAAGCAAAATAACAGTAGTATGAATAATTTGAATAATTTATTGTTTGTACTCTAGTTTGAAATTTGTCTAGCTCCAACAAAACAATAAATAGATGATTTATTGCGCCTATTTTCTAAATCAAACCCAAGATCGGCCTGATTTCATTATTATTATCATCATTAAATTGTTATTTTGTATCCTTTCAAACTTTACATTTCTATTGTTAGCTTGGATCCCCATCAATGCTTCGCTACGATTTGTAGTAACTGAAAATTGACTGATAATTTTGTTATTTTCTTTTACGATATTTAGAATTTTATAGTTGATACTGAATTTACTAAAACAACAAACACATGATATCTATTGTCGAAATAAAAAAAGAATTGGTTCTCTACATGCATTCATTTAAAACCATATCTATTTTGTCTTTTATTTGAAAAAGGTTTTTTTTATTGACGGTAATACTATGAGATTCAATGAAGTTTTCTCCCTCATAAATTTTATGAACTATTGAATACCGAT
This Candidatus Nitrosocosmicus oleophilus DNA region includes the following protein-coding sequences:
- a CDS encoding multiubiquitin domain-containing protein; its protein translation is MELTKVERENKVYVNDKAIVLDKNAITASELLELAGFSSLAYNIYLVLDRKRKKSKLLGENKKIKVETGMRFDATLKQT
- a CDS encoding class I SAM-dependent methyltransferase, yielding MNNSNQSIRKRWALGDYRSIGKVISPVSAKLVRLVNVKPVYSVLDVACGFGNTAITARRAGAKVTGIDITPELLAQAKEEESIAKVSGIDWREGNAESLPFEDESFDIVLSTFGHMFALNQKATAFEMQRVLKKGGRVGFATWSPELAWGRMYDTISKYIPTVQNNQSMTPPPPSPMQWGIPDKIQELLCDVKDIFFERDTVEYAILSPNHYWQEMATKSGSLIQLIQALEEENKMEKIELIRQDYLKTIEPYIHDNIVRLGYLLTMATKV
- a CDS encoding MEDS domain-containing protein is translated as MTINVYKPKKNDDISHAFSIYSNSQEKLDAGFQFLIEGLEKDESILFVTDDLSKEEIIERLKKICQFRFNISTLVNDGVITILSSTQWYFFGDMLETGKLSPSGGMTMSKNPSPMHNDTSMENEDNIEGSHFVLPMDSKKRFRAFYDMKPFFEKKYYEALINYESTQKGASNPTHTLCAYEIGLMQEISPEAFRTLVKNHTLINEMNYDALIDPSANMHVILLYDKQDDLDKAVSTYINEGLKRGQICIHASVSLANESYLENFSSQITNYQENIEKGNLIVIDLVPYYVNAMEGNLESFNKLKEEMIFRANQDINRKDKHIRLTADCATLLLKNKHFEECINLEDWWHEKPFDGSYVCPYPKSLLDRYPFNAFLSRLIHNHDVIIDSNGKLIHEYML
- a CDS encoding sensor histidine kinase, whose product is MDPISQVSILVIDKRFSIVAELRDDSKHTVAEAIGLATYSNSIPTVLTYTAIFDVIWKQTELYERLKIQDRMQKEFINAVAHDLRTPITPIIGLTTLVKDKLKDEKQIGLLDVVIDNGKRLQSLSENILALTMMEGNLFNISKETFDLNRVILEIIKDCRIKLEKLPKFDNQFKKKISFQLHGFDGKIMVKVDRHRISKVVYIIIDNAINFIIKEGLISIFVEQKIVEDGKNIVIVLIKDNWEGIHPDLNSRLFAKFACKSSYGIGLGLYISKEIIQRHNGTIWGKNNQDSRGATFSFKLPGI